The window CGGGAGACGGAGCATGCTTGAAACCCGCGACCGTCAATCCGAGGAGCGCTACCGCAACCGCTGGTACGGCAAGTACCGGGCCTTCGTGCGCGACAACAACGACCCAGAACGCCTTGGCCGGGTCCGGCTGGAGATCCCCGCCGTGCTTGGCAGCGGGCGGGAGAACTGGTCCGAATGGGCCGCTCCCTGTTTCCCCTACGGCGGCAACGACGACACCGGCATGTTCCTGGTCCCCGAGGAAGGGGCCTCGGTCTGGGCCGAGTTCGAGGGCGGCGTTGTCCAGTATCCGATCTGGACCGGGGTCTGGCTGGCCAAGAGCAATCCCGGCGAACAGCCCGAGGAATCCAAGCGCACCTGCGCGAATGCCTTTTGCCATGACTGCGAGGACAAGGTCGAACATCAGGCCAACCGGCACGACGATCTCGAACACAAGAAGTACCACGGCCATCCGCCGTATTACTGCCCGCGACTGAAGGTCCTGCTCAAGACCGAAACCGGCCACACCATCCTGGCCGATGACCGCGACGGCGACGAGCTGCTGCGGATCATCGACCGCGCCGGACAGATCCTCACCATGGAAGGGAAGGTGAAGCCGGAGATGCAGAGCGGCAACGCTCTGCGCCGAGGCACGAAGGACGCCGAGAAAGGCGACCAGCTCGACATCGCCTCGCAGATCGTCGGCTCCCGCGCCCGCATCCAGCTCACCGACCTCTGCCGCCAGCAGGTGATCCTCGAAGCCTGGCAGGACAAGGAGAAGGTCCACATCCTCTCGTGCGACAAGGGCCGCTCCCGCTGGCAGAAGATCCTCATCGA is drawn from Desulfomicrobium macestii and contains these coding sequences:
- a CDS encoding phage baseplate assembly protein V, with the protein product MLETRDRQSEERYRNRWYGKYRAFVRDNNDPERLGRVRLEIPAVLGSGRENWSEWAAPCFPYGGNDDTGMFLVPEEGASVWAEFEGGVVQYPIWTGVWLAKSNPGEQPEESKRTCANAFCHDCEDKVEHQANRHDDLEHKKYHGHPPYYCPRLKVLLKTETGHTILADDRDGDELLRIIDRAGQILTMEGKVKPEMQSGNALRRGTKDAEKGDQLDIASQIVGSRARIQLTDLCRQQVILEAWQDKEKVHILSCDKGRSRWQKILIDTTKGREKVHIWGLNGTQEILVDSTAAAEQIRLTDKAGQVVRMNAAPGQESISATDKSGSLVFMDGVAGNIIIRSTNTVLINT